A stretch of DNA from Gemmatimonadota bacterium:
TGGATCACTTGACTCAGGGCGCCGCTCGCGACGTCGCCCGCCGCCAGACCGGCATACAGCCAGAGGATCGCCCGGCCGGCGCTCGGCGTGTAGCCCAGGTCCAGCGCCTTGGCGAATTCCGGAGAAAAGGTGACGAGGATGCCGATGACGTACCAGATCGGCACCGCCACGAGGATCACCGAGAGATATCGGATGCCCCGGCGCCGATCGGCGAATAGCGCGAAGAAGTTTCCCCGGCCGATGGGAGTCGACTTGACGCTCTGGAACATGTGACTTTCCCGAACCGCCACCCGAAGCGCCAACAAGGCCAGACCCATAACGCCGCCAACGATGTAGGCCGTCCGCCAGTCGAACGCCTCCGCCACTAAAGCAGCCGCGATGGCGCCCAGCACCCCGATCCCGGCGACAACCGCGGTCCCGTAGCCCCGGGATTCCTTCGACATGACTTCCGCGACCAGGGTGATCCCGGCCCCCAGTTCCCCCGCTAAGCCGATGCCCGCGATGAACCGGAGGGCACCATACGACTCGACGGATGTGACGAAGGCATTGGCCAGGTTGGCGAGCGAGTACAGCACGATCGATCCGAACAGCACCGACAGGCGGCCCCGGCGGTCGCCCAGGACACCCCAGAGAATCCCGCCCACGAGCATCCCGAACATCTGGAAGTTGATCAGCCGAACGCCCGCGTCGAGCAGCTCTGCCTCGGGCACCCCGATGTCCGTCAGACTGCGGACCCGCACCACGCTGAACAGAATCAAATCATAGATGTCGACGAAGTAACCGAGGGCGGCGACCAAGACGGCGAGATTGGCGGCACGTTTGTCCATGAGACTCGAATCGGGTTGGGGTATCGGCCGCTGGAGGTCGTTCGGGCGGTGAATCGAGTTAGCTTCAGGAACCCGGGTCGGCACTCGGCGAACCAGACAAGGGTACACTGACTGGCGGACCTCGTAAAGCAGGAGGGCAACATGGAGGACCTTCGGGAGGCGACGCTCGGGCAGGTTGCCCGTGTCGTGAAGAACCTCGACCGGGCCACGGGGTTCTTCCGGGACCGACTTAGGACTGCCATTCTTGTTCGGGTTTCCGGGATTGGCGTTCTTTCAGCGCGGGGCCACCCGACTGATGCTCTCCACGGCGGAGGAGCCGGAGTTCGACCATCCGAGTTCGATCCTCTACTACCGGGTGGCGGACGTGGCGGCCACCCATGCCGAGCTCGCGGCGCGGGGCGTTAGCTTTCGGGACGAACCGCATGTTGTCCACCGAACACCGGCATATGAACTGTGGATGACGTTCTTCAATGACACCGAAGGCAACCCGTTCGCCCTGATGGCGGAGAAGCCGATCTGAAATGACCATCCCGTCCTACTACTCTGACCGGGTAAACCTGGCGGCCGCCCTTCGGTCCGCTGAGCGCCTCGGACTCAACGAGGGCATCGACAACCACTTCAGCTACTCGGTCGAACCGTCCGGCCACCGGTTTTTGGTCAACCCCCTCGGGTTCCATTGGCGGGAGCTCAAGGCCAGCGACCTCGTCTTGGCTACGGCTGACCGGGAAATCCTCGAAGGCGCCCACGCGGTCGAGGACACGGCGTTCTTTATCCACTCCCGGCTCCATCTCAAACACCCCGGGGCCCGGGCCGTCCTTCATGCTCACATGCCGTACGCCACCGCGCTCACAGTCATCGAGGCGGGCCGGCTCGAGATGGTGTCGCAGAACGCGCTCCAGTTCGCGGGGCGGATCGCATATCTCGACGATTATGAAGGGCTGGCCCTCGACCACACCGAGGGCGACCGGATGGCCGCCGCCATGGGCGACAAGACCGTCCTGTTTCTGGGCCACCACGGCGTGATCATCACCGGTGCCTCGATTCACGCGGCCTGGAACGATCTCTACTTCCTGGAGCGGGCGGCGATGGTGCAGGTGCTGGCGATGTCGACCGGGCGCCCGCTCCGGCCGATTCCGGAGCGGGTGATTGCCGAGATGGTCAAGGCGATCAACAGCAACCCGGATGCGGTGGACCAGCCGCGAAAGCACCTCGAGGCGTTGAAACGGCTGCTCGACCGAGAAGCACCGGATTACCGCGACTAGCTTCATCGGAAAGCCTCCGCCGCCGACCCGATACCGGCCCGACACGCCAACCCACCGGCCGGACCAGATTCCCCCAGACGGCCCGGCTGGCGGATCTGAGACCATCCCATGGATCGGCCAACCGGAAAATTCGGAATCATCGAGCAGACCTGGCGGCCTGTCGTCCGCCTGACGGCCTACTATGCGGTCCTCGCCGGCAACCTGACCTTCATGGACCCGGTCACCGGCAACGCGATGCTGGCCTATGCCAGGCTCAACGTGCCCGACGGGATGTGGAACCTCTACAACCGCCCGTTTGAAGCCGAACATTTCCGGCAGCCGGCGCTGGTGGAGACGTCGAGTGACGTCGACGTGCTCGGCGCCCGGTTCGATTCCGGCCGCCAGGTCCTCCGGCTCGCCGGTCGGAGTCGCGGCGGCAAGCCGACCCAGGCCACCCTTCAGCTGGCGAATGTGCCCGCCGACCGGGCATGGGTGGTCAGACGCGACCGGCGAGTCATCATGACCAGCCGTCAGGAACGGCGCGACGACCGGCTCCGAGTAACGCTGCCCCTCAATCCGGGCACCACCCGACTGGAACTGGAGTTGGGCTGAGCTGCCGGAAGCCGGTGAGCGCCGGGCCGAGCGGGTCTACCGAGAGGCGGGCTTGGCCTTCAAAGAAGGCTCTACCAATTCGGCAACCTGGTGCGCAATGTCGCCCGGCTTGGATTCCGCGGCCGCGAGATTGACCAAGACGACCACCGTCAGGCGGTCATCGAGATAGCGGACGATGTGGGTCAAGAACCCTTGCCACCCCCCGCTATGCTCGACCAGCCGGTGCCCGGGCAGCCCGCCGATCCCCCATCCGAAACCATATGGATAGGTGGAACCGTCGTTCAGCTGGACCGGCGTCCACATCTGCTCGAGGCTCTCCTTCGGAAGCACCCGACCGGCCGCCAAGCCGGCATCCCATTTGGCCAAGTCGAGCACCGTGAAGTAGAGCGCGCCGTCCGCCGTCGAGTTGAGCGACGGCGACACCCATTCCTGGTTCTTGAGCCCGCCGTCTTTCAGCACGTAGCCGGAGGCGCGATGGGGCACGATATCCGATTCACTGATGATCTTCGTCCCCATCCCGAGCGGCTTGAAGATCCGCTCGCTCAGCAGATCACCGTAGAAGGCGCCAGTGATCCGCCTCACCAGTGCGCCGAGCGTCAGGTAGGCCAGATTGCTATAGGACCACTCGGCCCCCGGGGCGAACAGCAGTGGCGTTTGATACACGACTTGGAGGAGCTGATCCTCGGTGTAGTCTCGGCGATAATCCATACTGGGCGGATAGTCACCCAAGCCGGAGGTATGGCTCAGCATCTGGCGGATCGTGATTGGGGCCCAACTCTTCGGCGCGTCGGGGAGGTGCTTTCGGATCGGGTCGTCGAGGCTCAGCTTGCCGTCTCCCACCAACACCATGATCAGGGTGGCCGTGAACTGTTTCCCGACCGAGCCGGATTGGTACACCGTCTCGGCAGTTGCCTTGGCATCCTGCTCCACGTTCGCGAGCCCGTAGCCCGCCGCATGGACAATCGCGCCATCGCGCATCACGGCGACCGAGACGCCGGGAATCTTCCGGGCTACCCGAATCGAATCGACCAGCCGGTCGATCCGGGGATCAACCGGGTACGGTGAGACGGCGGCGGCCGACTCGGGTTCGCGAGCCGGAGTGCAGCCACCGAAGCCGGCAAGCAGGATCGCGACAAGGGCCAACCGGACTCGCATCAGATTCCTGGGAAGAGACGGGCCTCATGGTATCGCCGGCGCGGGCCCCGGGCAAGGCGGTGCGGCTCGGCGACTCCCTGCGGCAATCGGTCGAGAGGACGAGTAGATTCATGAACAACCTTCCGAAGAGTTCTGCATGTTCGTCCTATCCAGTCCCGTCCGTCTCGGCGGCGTGTTGGCAGTGCTGGCCGTTACCCTGCCGCTCCACCGCGCCTCCGCCCAACCCGACTACAACCGCGCGGACATGATGCGGATCGCCCCGAGTCGGCTCTACGGGGTCCCGCCTTGGGTCGAAGGGCTCGGGCTCGGAAGCCCGGAGTGGCTCGACGACAGCACCCGGTTTCGCTACCGGGTCAAAACCCCGCGGGGGGCCGAGTTCATCATCGTTGACCCGGTCAAGGGCACCCGTCGGCCCCTGTTCGACAACGCCCGGCTGGGCGCGGCCATGTCGGTGGCGGGCGACACCGCGTTCGACGGCACCAAGCTGCCGTTCCAAACCTTCAAGCTCCTCAAGAACGAAACCTCGATCGCCTTCCGGCTCGGCGCGAAGCGCTACGAGTGCGACCTGCTGGCGTATCGGTGCACCAAGGGCGACACCCTGACCACCGAACCACCGGCGTGGGCGGCGCTCTCGCCGGACGGCAAGTGGGCGGCCACGGTTCGGAAGGGCAACCTCTGGGTTCGCCGAGTATCCGAGCCTCGGGACTCGATCCAACTGACGACCGACGGCTCGGCGGAGTTCGGCTACGGGTTCGGCGCGGCCGAGCGGCCGATGCCCGACCCGGACGCCCGGGCCCCGATGGTCGTGTGGTCACCGGACTCGAAGAGGCTCGCCACCGTCAAGGTCGATGAACGCGGCGTCACCAAGTTCCCGGTCTATTCATCGACCGGCACGGTGCCGAAGCTGTTTCAGTATCCGAACGCGGTGCCGAGCGACTCGATCGTCCCGACCTACGAAGTTCACGTCCTCGATGTGGATCAAAAGAGCAATGTGACCGTGCAAGGGGTCAAGCCGGTGGCCAGCGTCTTTGGCTGGACCGGGCCCGGAATGATCCAGTGGAGCCCAAAGTCGGACCGGATCTATTTCATTGACGCGGCGCGGGCCAACCGGAGCGTCCGGCTCCTGACCGCCGATGCCACGACCGGAAGCTCCCGCCAAGTATTGGCGGATTCACTCCCCACGTTTACCGAAAACGCCAGCGGGGTTGCCACCGGCAACTGGCGCCTGGTAGGCGACTCCGAGATCCTCTGGTGGTCGGAGCGGGACGGTTGGGGTCACCTCTACCGGTACGACACCGCCGGCAAATTACTTAATCAAGTCACCAGCGGGCCCTGGCTGGTGCAGTGGCTCAAATACGTCGACCCCGTGACCCGCCAGATCTATTTCACCGCCCTCGGCAAAGACCCGGCCCACCCCTACTACGCCCGACTGATGCGGGTCGCGGCTGACGGCTCCGGATTGACCGACCTGACCCCCGGTACCGGGCATCACTGGGTGTCATTCGTTCCGACCGGCAAATACTTCGTCGACACCGAGACCCGCCCCGACCTTCCGGCGGTCACGACCATCCGGTCCGCGCTCGATGGGCGGAAGACGCTCGACGTCGAGACGGCTGATGCCTCCGAAATGCTGAAGCTCGGCTGGACCGCGCCGACCCCGTTCACCGTGAAAGCCCGCGACGGCCTCACCGACCTCTATGGATTCGTGTACCTCCCGTCCAAGATCGACACGACGAAGAAGTACCCGGTCATCGTCTACATCTACCCCGGCCCGCAGATCGGGACGGTCATTCACTACGGCTACCAAACCAACGGCGAGCGCCGGGGGCTCGCGGAACTCGGCTTCGTCGTGATCGAGGTCAATGCCCTCGGCACGCCCGGGCGGTCAAAGGCCTTTCACGACGCCTACTTCGGCAACATGGCCGACAACGGCATCCCGGACCAGATCGCGGCGACCAAACAGCTCGGATCCCGGTACCGCTTCATGGACCTCGACCGAGTCGGGATCTACGGCCATTCAGGCGGCGGTTTCTCGTCCACCGGCGCGATCCTTCGGTATCCGGATTTCTTCAAGGTGGCGGTGTCAGGGGCCGGCAATCACGATAACCGAAGCTACCGGTTCGATTGGGGCGAGAAATACCAGGGGCGTTTCAAGAAGGATACCCTGACGGGACGTGACAACTTCGAGTCCCAGGCCAACTACCTCCTGGCCGGCAACCTGAAAGGCCGCCTGTTGCTGATGCACGGCGACATGGACACCAATGTGCATCCAGCGATGACATACCGGTTGGTCGACGCGCTCATCAAGGCCGGCAAGGACTTCGACATGCTGGTGGTGCCCGAAGCGGAGCACGGGCTGCCCGCGTATACCATCAAGAAGCGGTGGGACTATTTCGTCCGGTGGTTGGCGGGCGGAGAACCGGACCAGAGCTATCGCCTGATCTCCTGCGACGATCCGATCTGCTTGTACTAGCGGAGCTTGATGACCTCCCCGCCCTTCATCACGAACGTGACGGCGGCGAGGGTGTTCGGCTCCGTCAGCGGATTGGCCTTGACCGCGATCAGGTCGGCGAACTTTCCGGGTTCCACCGTCCCGATCCGGTCGGACCAGCCCAGCAGTTCGGCCGCCCGGATCGTCGCCGTCTGGATCGCCATCAGCGCCGGCATTCCGTTCTCGACGTAGGTGGCAAACTGCCGGCCGGTGAGACCGTGCGGCATGGTGCCCGCGTCGGTGCCGAACACGATGTTCACCCCGGCCGCCAATGCTTTCTTGTAGCTGGCCACGGCGTAGGGATGAAGCACCTTGGCCCGGGCTAGACTCCCCGCGCTGAAGTTGTTCTCGGCACCGTGCGCGATGATCCACTCGCCGTTGTAGAGGTCGACGACCAAGGCCACGTTGTGCTCCTTGAGCATCCGAATCGCCTCGTCGTCCAGCAGACTTCCGTGCTCGATCGATTCGACGCCGGCCCGGATCGCGAGCTTGATGGCCTCGGTGCCGTGCGCGTGGGCCGTGGCCTTCTTCCGCCGCCGATGGGCCTCGTCGACGATGGCCTTCATTTCTTCGAAGGAAAGGTGGATGTCGTCGGGGAGCGTCCCCCGCCCCGAGACGCCGCCGCTGGCGCAGAACTTGACCCAATCGGCCCCGTACTTGAACGCGAACCGGGTCTTCCCGATCAGTCCCTCAGCTCCGTCGGCCACGCCTTCGTCGTTGTATTTGAACTCGGGCGACAGGAACGTGTAGTCGCAGTGGGTGCCGGTCCCGCCCACCATCGGCCCGGACACCTGAAGCCGGGGCCCGACGATCTCTCCTTGATTGATCCCGTCCCGCACCGCCACATCGGAGAAGTAGTTATTGCCGAGCGAGCGGCCGGCGGTGAAGCCGGCCTCGATCATCTTGCGGGCATTCTTGACCCCGAGAATCGCGAACCGAGCCGCGGACGCCGCGTGATAGTCGGGGCCCCGGAGTTGCGGCTCGTCGTTGATGTGGACGTGGGCGTCGATCAGGCCCGGCAGGACGTACGAACCACTCAAATCGACCACCGGGAGCGACCCGGGCGGCGGCGTGGACCCGACGGAGACGATGCGATCGCCCGCAACGACGATGAAGGCATTGTCCGTCCACTGCCCGGTTCGGACATCGAGCAGGTGACCGGCCTTGACGACCAACCGCGGCGCCGGCCGGTCCCCTTGGGCCACGAGCAGACGAGGAGCGAGTGCGGCCGGCCCTGCCAAGGCTCCGACGATCAACCGGCCGAGGATCGCGGATCTCACAGGTTCACTGGCCCTGAGTCGAGGTGCCAGCCGGGATGGAGCCAGCGGCCGTCCTTCCACCGGAACACCTCCGGGGCCCGGCCCTTCTGAGTCGTCTGCTCGCCGCTACTCGAGGCGAACACCAACTCGTAGTTCGAGTACATCACCACCACGTCGCCCATCGCCTGGGTCGTGGTCTTTGGAAACGTCAGCGACACCAGTTTGGATCCGCTCGCTCCAAAGTCCCGGGACCCCGCCAAGGTCGTCTCTTTGGAGTCCCAGACGTCCGAACCAAACCCAATGCCGACGAAGTCGTCCGTCAACACATCGGCCAACGCCGCCGAACCGGCGAACCATTCGCGCCAGACCTGCTCCCGGGTGGTGGTCAAGGTCGTTTCCCAATCGGCGGGTAACGAGGGCTTCGGCTGGGGCGCACACGCCGCCAGCGACAAAAGGGCGACGGCGACGCCGGTCAAACGCTGCATTGGGGGACTCCTCAATTGGGCCGGATTCGATGGCAATGGAAAGTACAAATCTGCGCCCTGAAGGGGCGACGCGGAAGGGTCAGGCCGGACGGGGCGACCGCAGCGCGCGACGGAGCCACCACCCGACGAACCCCACGAGAGCAACCGAGAGGACGCCGCCCGCGAGCACCGGGAAGAGCACCAACCCCGCAACGCCGAGTGCCTGCTGCAGCGCGGGAGAAGGCGGTTCAGCCACCCGCCACCGGTTCCCGAACTCGTTCAAGGTGGCCAACGGACACACCCCGCGCCAAGCCACCGGGGTCACGAACAGCGACACCGCCACCAGCGGAATGGCCGCACCCCAGACCATGACCAATCCCTGAGCCGGAGCCCAAACCCAAATGGCAAGCACCGCGACGAGGGCCGCCATGGCGGTCCACCTCGCGGCGCGCCAGAGCAAAGCCGTTCGGTTGGACCGAATGAGTATGTGAGTCTTAGGCACCAGCCGGCTCCCGGCAATCCGATCGAACCACCACCCGCTCGACAGCCGCCCGTCCAATCGGTACCTTCGTACCGAGCCCCCTCGTCGGCCCCTACTCGGAGTCACCATGACCCTGTTCTCCCGGGCGCTCGTCGCCCTCGCCCTCGCCCTCGCTGGAGCTGGTTCGGCGGCCGCCCAAGTCACCGCGATCAAGGCCGGCCGCCTCATCGACCCCGTAACCGGAACGGTGGCCACCAATCAGATCATCCTGATCCAGGACGGCAAGTTCACCGCCGTCGGCACCAATCTCACGATTCCAGCCGGCGCCGAGATCGTAGATCTCTCCGCGCTGACGGTACTGCCCGGCCTGGTCGATGCCCACAATCATTTGGCGCTGACCTACAAGAAAGTGCCCGAGAACGACGTCTACTACCTGACCTACGTCATGGAAGGCACCCCGCTTCGCGCCATCCAGGCCGTTTCGAACGGGATCCAGATGCTCTCGTCCGGCTTCACCATCGTCCGCGACATGGGCAACAACGGCAACTATGCCGACGCCGCCCTCCGCGTGGCCGTCGAACAGGGCTGGATTCCCGGACCCACCATCATCAACTCGGGCATCATCATCGGAGGGATGGGCGGCCAGTTCTGGCCCACGCCGGAAATGGCCGTCGGCAAAGGGATCGTCTATCCCGAATACCTCGACGCCGACACCCCCGATGAAATCGTCAAGGCCATTCGGCAGAACTTGCTGTTTGGTGCCACCGTCATCAAGATCTGCGTCGATTGCAAGCCATGGGGATACACTGCGGACGAAATCCGGTTGGTCATCGCCGAGTCGGCCAAGGCCGGCGTCAAGGTCGAAGGGCATGTCCAGACCGTCGATGGGGCCAGGCGGGCGATCGGCGCTGGGATTTGGTCGATTGCCCACGACATCGGCCTCACCGACGAGATGCACAAGCTGATGGCCGAAAAGGGCACCTTCCGAGCCGGCACCGAAACCCCGCTCACCCTGACGGGCCACACGACGCCGGACGGTTACGCCGCCACCGTGCGCGGCCTCAAAAACGCCTACGACAACAAGGTCGCCATCACGTTCTCGACCGACGCGGACTATTACGTGCCAGGCAAGACCCGGGGCGAAGTCGCCATCGAGTTTCTCGAAACCTGGAAAGCCGCGGGCATTCCGCCCGTCGATATTCTCCGCGCCATGACCGTCACCGGATACCGGGTCAGTGAAACCCTGGAGACCCGGGGCCTGATCAAGCCGGGCCTCGCCGCCGACCTGATCGCCGTGGCCGGTAATCCGCTCCGGGACATCGACGCGCTCCGGAATGTCCGGTTCGTGCTCAAAGATGGCAAGGTCTTCAAGAAGGATGGCGTGATGACACCCGAGAAATTCTTCAACCCCGGCCCCGTCAACGGCTGGCGCATTCGCTGACGATGAAGTCGTTCCGGTACCACGAGGGGCAACGGGCCGTCCAACACGAGGCGAACTCGATCCAGTGCGCCGACAAGTTGAGCACGTGGGTCGGCCCCGTAGCAGCGTTCACCGCGATCGCCGACCTGATCGTCCTCGCGAGCCCCGCGGAAACCGGGATTGGGAGCGGCGCGACGGCCGATTCGAGCGGAGTGTCAGCTTACTCCAACCGGTGGTGTCCGACGACATTCGCGCCCAATTCACGAACGGCGTATTGACGGTGGTCTTGCCGACAACGGACGAGGCCAAACCTCGCCGGATTCAGATCGAGGGTCATAACATGGGCCAGGATCTTGACCTCGAGGCCCGGAGCGCCGCACGTTAGGCACCCGGACTCATCCTCGAATGGAGGGCGACAAGAAGAAGCCCCGCTCGGCGACGTGGCGCCAAACGGGGTGAACCACACGAACCAGTGGGCCTGGGAAGAGTTGAACTTCCGACCTCACGCTTATCAGGCCACCACGGCATCGCCTACTTGCGCCTGTGAGCGTGCACCAGCAACAACTTGAGGAATCAGGCCGCCTGCCAGCGTTTGCCTGCGCCTGTCAGTTTGAAGCAGAATCTGTGACAGCTATACGGACATACCCGCGCCCACCCGCTTGACCCCCCAGCCCCCCGGACACCGAGCCCGTAGGCCGTGATTCGCGTGCGGTACCACTTTCAGGATGGGTCCCCCGGGGTCGCCCCGCCGCGTCATTGCGGGTAAGTTCAGCGGCGCTGCTTCCGTCCACCCGAAGGCCACCCGACCGTGGCGAACCTACCGGCCACCAGGACTCCCGACTGCTATGACCTTCCTGCTTCCTTTCCTGACTGCCGCTTCACTGCTCTCGCGTACCGC
This window harbors:
- a CDS encoding MFS transporter, whose product is MDKRAANLAVLVAALGYFVDIYDLILFSVVRVRSLTDIGVPEAELLDAGVRLINFQMFGMLVGGILWGVLGDRRGRLSVLFGSIVLYSLANLANAFVTSVESYGALRFIAGIGLAGELGAGITLVAEVMSKESRGYGTAVVAGIGVLGAIAAALVAEAFDWRTAYIVGGVMGLALLALRVAVRESHMFQSVKSTPIGRGNFFALFADRRRGIRYLSVILVAVPIWYVIGILVTFSPEFAKALDLGYTPSAGRAILWLYAGLAAGDVASGALSQVIQSRKRAIGLFLGLTVAGCAAYFLEVAGTLAGFYALCSAMGFAIGYWAVFVTMAAEQFGTNLRATATTSAPNFVRGAVVPMTWAFQSFRDGGLGVVGGGIAVGVVVLVIAVIALLALGETYGKDLDYVES
- a CDS encoding aldolase, whose translation is MTIPSYYSDRVNLAAALRSAERLGLNEGIDNHFSYSVEPSGHRFLVNPLGFHWRELKASDLVLATADREILEGAHAVEDTAFFIHSRLHLKHPGARAVLHAHMPYATALTVIEAGRLEMVSQNALQFAGRIAYLDDYEGLALDHTEGDRMAAAMGDKTVLFLGHHGVIITGASIHAAWNDLYFLERAAMVQVLAMSTGRPLRPIPERVIAEMVKAINSNPDAVDQPRKHLEALKRLLDREAPDYRD
- a CDS encoding class A beta-lactamase-related serine hydrolase, which produces MRVRLALVAILLAGFGGCTPAREPESAAAVSPYPVDPRIDRLVDSIRVARKIPGVSVAVMRDGAIVHAAGYGLANVEQDAKATAETVYQSGSVGKQFTATLIMVLVGDGKLSLDDPIRKHLPDAPKSWAPITIRQMLSHTSGLGDYPPSMDYRRDYTEDQLLQVVYQTPLLFAPGAEWSYSNLAYLTLGALVRRITGAFYGDLLSERIFKPLGMGTKIISESDIVPHRASGYVLKDGGLKNQEWVSPSLNSTADGALYFTVLDLAKWDAGLAAGRVLPKESLEQMWTPVQLNDGSTYPYGFGWGIGGLPGHRLVEHSGGWQGFLTHIVRYLDDRLTVVVLVNLAAAESKPGDIAHQVAELVEPSLKAKPASR
- a CDS encoding S9 family peptidase, whose protein sequence is MFVLSSPVRLGGVLAVLAVTLPLHRASAQPDYNRADMMRIAPSRLYGVPPWVEGLGLGSPEWLDDSTRFRYRVKTPRGAEFIIVDPVKGTRRPLFDNARLGAAMSVAGDTAFDGTKLPFQTFKLLKNETSIAFRLGAKRYECDLLAYRCTKGDTLTTEPPAWAALSPDGKWAATVRKGNLWVRRVSEPRDSIQLTTDGSAEFGYGFGAAERPMPDPDARAPMVVWSPDSKRLATVKVDERGVTKFPVYSSTGTVPKLFQYPNAVPSDSIVPTYEVHVLDVDQKSNVTVQGVKPVASVFGWTGPGMIQWSPKSDRIYFIDAARANRSVRLLTADATTGSSRQVLADSLPTFTENASGVATGNWRLVGDSEILWWSERDGWGHLYRYDTAGKLLNQVTSGPWLVQWLKYVDPVTRQIYFTALGKDPAHPYYARLMRVAADGSGLTDLTPGTGHHWVSFVPTGKYFVDTETRPDLPAVTTIRSALDGRKTLDVETADASEMLKLGWTAPTPFTVKARDGLTDLYGFVYLPSKIDTTKKYPVIVYIYPGPQIGTVIHYGYQTNGERRGLAELGFVVIEVNALGTPGRSKAFHDAYFGNMADNGIPDQIAATKQLGSRYRFMDLDRVGIYGHSGGGFSSTGAILRYPDFFKVAVSGAGNHDNRSYRFDWGEKYQGRFKKDTLTGRDNFESQANYLLAGNLKGRLLLMHGDMDTNVHPAMTYRLVDALIKAGKDFDMLVVPEAEHGLPAYTIKKRWDYFVRWLAGGEPDQSYRLISCDDPICLY
- a CDS encoding amidohydrolase family protein yields the protein MEGRPLAPSRLAPRLRASEPVRSAILGRLIVGALAGPAALAPRLLVAQGDRPAPRLVVKAGHLLDVRTGQWTDNAFIVVAGDRIVSVGSTPPPGSLPVVDLSGSYVLPGLIDAHVHINDEPQLRGPDYHAASAARFAILGVKNARKMIEAGFTAGRSLGNNYFSDVAVRDGINQGEIVGPRLQVSGPMVGGTGTHCDYTFLSPEFKYNDEGVADGAEGLIGKTRFAFKYGADWVKFCASGGVSGRGTLPDDIHLSFEEMKAIVDEAHRRRKKATAHAHGTEAIKLAIRAGVESIEHGSLLDDEAIRMLKEHNVALVVDLYNGEWIIAHGAENNFSAGSLARAKVLHPYAVASYKKALAAGVNIVFGTDAGTMPHGLTGRQFATYVENGMPALMAIQTATIRAAELLGWSDRIGTVEPGKFADLIAVKANPLTEPNTLAAVTFVMKGGEVIKLR
- a CDS encoding nuclear transport factor 2 family protein produces the protein MQRLTGVAVALLSLAACAPQPKPSLPADWETTLTTTREQVWREWFAGSAALADVLTDDFVGIGFGSDVWDSKETTLAGSRDFGASGSKLVSLTFPKTTTQAMGDVVVMYSNYELVFASSSGEQTTQKGRAPEVFRWKDGRWLHPGWHLDSGPVNL
- a CDS encoding Hsp20/alpha crystallin family protein → MRRQVEHVGRPRSSVHRDRRPDRPREPRGNRDWERRDGRFERSVSLLQPVVSDDIRAQFTNGVLTVVLPTTDEAKPRRIQIEGHNMGQDLDLEARSAAR